A stretch of Roseovarius sp. M141 DNA encodes these proteins:
- a CDS encoding GFA family protein produces MSSSYKGGCDHVHVSANAEPIDNHVCHCNVCKGVTGQQTTHVAFFNYGDLSVDHPEKMNRQPFNKDNPDGPLELCTCAECGAALMLDDKQKRIRVAVPNVMGYNDSSFPEATYHAFYDGSKDYAKPSDGRPVYEGLRPEFVWPEPA; encoded by the coding sequence ATGTCCAGTTCCTATAAAGGTGGATGCGATCACGTCCACGTCAGTGCCAACGCGGAGCCGATCGACAATCACGTCTGCCATTGCAATGTCTGCAAGGGCGTGACCGGCCAGCAGACCACCCATGTGGCCTTCTTCAATTACGGCGACCTGTCGGTCGACCACCCGGAAAAGATGAATCGCCAGCCGTTCAACAAGGATAACCCCGACGGCCCGCTCGAGCTTTGCACTTGTGCCGAGTGCGGCGCCGCCCTGATGCTTGACGACAAGCAGAAACGCATCCGCGTCGCCGTGCCGAATGTCATGGGCTACAATGACTCGTCGTTCCCCGAGGCCACCTATCACGCATTTTACGACGGTTCGAAAGATTACGCCAAACCATCGGACGGTCGCCCGGTCTATGAGGGCCTGCGCCCGGAATTTGTCTGGCCCGAACCCGCCTGA